From a single Pempheris klunzingeri isolate RE-2024b chromosome 2, fPemKlu1.hap1, whole genome shotgun sequence genomic region:
- the ccndbp1 gene encoding cyclin-D1-binding protein 1 homolog — MSADNFAENASLRNVLNSIQCVRDRVRDGESNESDGAFNLCNFWDTLNQAVKAVSQEATKLSLAFSKPPLPSQQDAGKFSESILKSVLTLSTVYYWLPKSQGVSLRRQVRDATVEVLNGVAQLLEVILSSPLQSLTQDQLTSTGSVWSACDQFDQLPRDNKAAVLVVLSAQTGVVKDAIEEMEQSLSEPLDPFSDVLDDDQEGVEPRGNQDTYWSEKDRRVIGPCQGLMKAAAACLRKLTAAVKANGDVSTSQTRAQLDDLGDISKEISPGVDDLALCLYPPMDYSTVQTVASALAALLKKVLGIVRSSHVCGESQLTWVQFLDGAVDHNLQKARDLIEDR, encoded by the exons ATGAGTGCCGATAACTTCGCTGAAAACGCGTCTTTGCGGAACGTCCTGAACTCCATTCAGTGCGTCCGAGACCGAGTCAGAG ATGGAGAATCTAACGAGTCCGACGGAGCGTTTAACCTCTGCAACTTCTGGGACACTCTGA ACCAGGCCGTGAAGGCGGTGTCCCAGGAAGCCACCAAGCTCAGCCTCGCCTTCTCCAAACCTCCGCTGCCGTCACAGCAG GACGCAGGCAAGTTTTCAGAGTCCATCCTGAAGAGTGTCCTGACTCTGTCTACAGTCTATTACTGGCTTCCCAAGAGCCAAG gtgtcaGCCTGCGTCGTCAGGTCAGAGACGCCACAGTCGAGGTTTTGAACGGAGTCGCTCAGCTGCTGGAGGTCATCCTGAGCTCACCGCtgcagag tCTGACTCAGGACCAGCTGACGTCTACAGGAAGTGTGTGGTCGGCCTGTGACCAGTTTGACCAGTTACCTCGAG ACAATAAGGCAGCAGTGCTGGTGGTTCTGTCTGCTCAGACGGGAGTCGTGAAAGACGCCATCGAGGAAATGgaacag TCGTTATCCGAGCCCCTGGACCCGTTCAGCGACGTGCTCGATGATGACCAGGAAGGAGTGGAGCCTCGAGGCAACCAGGACACTTACTGGTCGGAGAAGGACCGGCGTGTGATTGGTCCGTGCCAGGGGCTGATGAAGGCGGCGGCGGCGTGTCTGAGGAAGCTGACGGCTGCCGTTAAAGCCAACGGTGACGTCAGCACGTCTCAGACCCGGGCGCAGCTCGACGACCTGGGTGACATCAGCAAGGAAATCAGCCCAGg TGTTGATGATCTGGCTCTCTGTCTCTACCCGCCCATGGACTACAGCACAGTACAGACCGtc GCGTCTGCGTTGGCTGCTCTGCTAAAGAAAGTTCTGGGGATCGTCAG GTCCAGTCATGTGTGTGGGGAGTCCCAGCTGACCTGGGTTCAGTTCTTAGACGGAGCCGTCGACCACAACCTGCAGAAAGCCAGAGACCTCATTGAGGACCGttag
- the pck1 gene encoding phosphoenolpyruvate carboxykinase, cytosolic [GTP] — protein sequence MPPQLQSQNQSGPRILQGDLSALSPALKEFVEANVSLCQPDFLHICDGSDEENRAVLAQLEEQGMIKKLRKYENCWLARTDPRDVARVESKTVIVTQDQKDTVPTPLGGGVSQLGRWMSPEEFDKAMNQRFPGCMKGRTMYVIPFSMGPVGSPLSKIGVELTDSPYVVASMRVMTRMGKAVLSSLGTGEFVRCLHSVGCPLPLKTPLVNNWPCNPEQTLIAHIPDRRQIVSFGSGYGGNSLLGKKCFALRIASRIAKEEGWLAEHMLILGVTNPAGEKKYMAAAFPSACGKTNLAMLCPTLPGWKVECVGDDIAWMKFDDQGNLRAINPENGFFGVAPGTSAKTNPNAMETIVKNTVFTNVAETSDGGVFWEGMDQSLPEDVTITSWKNKPWSPEDGEPCAHPNSRFCTPAGQCPIIDPLWESSEGVPIEAIIFGGRRPEGVPLVYEAFGWQHGVFVGAAMRSEATAAAEHKGKVIMHDPFAMRPFFGYNFGQYLSHWLSMADRPGAKLPKIFHVNWFRKSPTAGFLWPGFGDNIRVLDWMFRRVNGEAGAMPSVVGYLPCSDSLNLQGLKEEVDLGELFSLDQEFWQREVEEVRKYFTTQVNDDLPNEVARQLELLQQRVKQM from the exons ATGCCTCCCCAGCTTCAGTCCCAGAACCAGAGCGGTCCGAGGATCCTGCAGGGCGACCTCAGCGCCCTCAGCCCGGCCCTCAAGGAGTTCGTGGAGGCCAACGTGAGCCTGTGCCAGCCCGACTTCCTCCACATCTGCGACGGCTCCGACGAGGAGAACCGAGCCGTCCTGgcccagctggaggagcaggggatGATCAAGAAGCTCAGGAAATACGAGAACTG ctgGTTGGCCAGGACCGACCCGCGGGACGTGGCTCGTGTGGAGAGTAAGACCGTGATCGTGACCCAGGACCAGAAGGACACGGTGCCCACACCTCTAGGCGGCGGCGTCAGCCAGCTGGGCCGCTGGATGTCTCCGGAGGAGTTCGACAAAGCCATGAACCAGCGGTTCCCCGGCTGCATGAAAG gtcGTACCATGTACGTGATCCCCTTCAGCATGGGTCCAGTCGGGTCCCCCCTCTCTAAGATCGGGGTGGAGCTGACCGACTCTCCCTACGTGGTGGCCAGCATGAGGGTGATGACCCGGATGGGGAAGGCGGTGCTGTCCTCTCTGGGGACGGGGGAGTTCGTCCGCTGTCTGCACTCCGTCGGCTGTCCTCTGCCACTCAAAA CGCCCCTGGTGAACAACTGGCCCTGTAACCCCGAGCAGACGTTAATCGCCCACATCCCAGACCGCCGGCAGATCGTCTCATTCGGCAGCGGTTATGGAGGAAACTCCCTGCTGGGGAAGAAGTGCTTTGCTCTGCGCATTGCCTCACGTATCGCCAAGGAGGAGGGCTGGCTGGCAGAGCACATGCTG ATCCTGGGTGTCACCAACCCTGCTGGGGAGAAGAAGTACATGGCGGCGGCCTTCCCCAGCGCCTGCGGGAAGACAAACCTGGCCATGCTCTGCCCCACGCTGCCGGGCTGGAAGGTCGAGTGCGTGGGAGACGACATCGCCTGGATGAAGTTTGACGACCAAG GCAACCTGCGCGCCATCAACCCCGAGAACGGCTTTTTCGGAGTTGCACCCGGCACCTCGGCTAAAACCAACCCCAACGCCATGGAGACCATCGTCAAGAACACCGTGTTCACCAACGTGGCGGAGACCAGCGACGGCGGCGTGTTCTGGGAGGGGATGGACCAGTCGCTGCCGGAGGACGTCACCATCACCTCCTGGAAGAACAAACCGTGGAGCCCCGAGGACG gtgAACCCTGCGCTCATCCCAACTCTCGTTTCTGCACTCCGGCCGGTCAGTGTCCCATCATCGACCCCCTGTGGGAATCCTCGGAGGGCGTCCCCATCGAGGCCATCATCTTTGGAGGACGCAGGCCAGAAG GCGTCCCGCTGGTGTACGAGGCGTTCGGCTGGCAGCACGGAGTGTTTGTTGGAGCAGCCATGAGGTCGGAGGCCACGGCGGCCGCTGAACACAAAG GTAAAGTGATCATGCACGACCCCTTCGCCATGCGTCCCTTCTTCGGCTACAACTTCGGCCAGTACCTCTCTCACTGGCTCAGCATGGCCGACCGTCCCGGCGCCAAGCTGCCCAAGATCTTTCACGTCAACTGGTTCCGCAAGAGCCCCACCGCCGGTTTCCTCTGGCCCGGCTTCGGCGACAACATCCGCGTGCTGGACTGGATGTTCAGGCGGGTGAACGGCGAGGCCGGCGCCATGCCCTCCGTCGTGGGCTACCTGCCCTGCAGCGACTCCCTGA
- the tomm34 gene encoding mitochondrial import receptor subunit TOM34, with translation MPQKQKSRSWAELKQTGNECFKMGQYGEATSLYSQAIRELEKNSKKNPENLSILYSNRAAAYLKDGNCGECVKDCNQSLELSAFNVKSLLRRAAAYEALEHYRKAYVDYKTALQVDCNIAAAHDGTNRMVKALTEADGLSWREKLPPIPTVPLSVREKLAQKAAAAPTNAPPQPNGTRHADRPAPSDKDMKRGQTLKDEGNALVKKGEHQKAIEKYSQSLKHNPTEVTTYTNRALCYLALKRYQDAVADCDEALKMDGGNVKALYRKAQAHKELKDVAACVDDLNKLLTVEPKNSAALKLLQEVQKK, from the exons ATGCCTCAGAAACAGAAGTCCCGCTCGTGGGCCGAGCTGAAACAAACTGGAAATGAATGTTTCAAGATGGGCCAGTATGGAGAGGCCACCAGCCTGTACAGCCAGGCCATCAGGGAGCTGGAGAAGAACA GTAAAAAGAACCCAGAGAATCTGAGCATTTTGTACTCAAACCGTGCAGCCGCCTACTTGAAAGATGGAAACTGTGGGGAGTGTGTGAAGGACTGCAACCA GTCTCTGGAGTTGTCCGCGTTCAACGTCAAGTCTCTGCTCCGCCGTGCCGCTGCCTACGAGGCTCTGGAGCATTACCGCAAGGCGTACGTCGACTACAAGACGGCTCTGCAGGTCGACTGCAACATAGCGGCCGCTCATGACGGCACCAACAG GATGGTGAAGGCGCTCACGGAGGCTGACGGTCTGTCATGGAGAGAGAAGCTTCCACCCATCCCCACCGTCCCTCTGTCCGTCAGAGAGAAACTCGCCcagaaagctgcagctgctccgACAAACGCTCCACCGCAGCCGAACGGCACCAGACACGCCGACAGACCCG CTCCCAGTGATAAAGACATGAAGCGAGGCCAGACCCTGAAAGACGAAGGGAACGCCCTGGTGAAGAAGGGAGAGCACCAGAAGGCCATAGAGAAGTACAGCCAGAGCCTGAAACACAACCCCACGGAGGTCACGACCTACACCAACCG ggCGCTGTGTTACCTGGCGCTGAAGCGTTACCAGGACGCCGTCGCAGACTGTGACGAGGCTCTGAAGATGGACGGCGGTAACGTGAAGGCTCTCTACAGGAAGGCTCAGGCCCACAAGGAGCTGAAG GACGTGGCCGCCTGTGTGGACGACCTGAACAAGCTGCTCACAGTGGAACCAAAGAACTCGGCCgccctgaagctgctgcaggaagtGCAGAAGAAGTGA